The DNA region TACACGCCCGTCGACCTGGTCGGCCTCTACTGGCACCTCGTCGACCTGATCTGGATCTATCTCTTCCCGCTGCTCTACCTGATCAAGTAGGCACGGGCTGCCGGAGGCCGCGGACCATGAGCCACGCCGATCACGAAGAGGCCCACCCGCACGTCGTGCCCGCGCCGATCTTGCTGCGGGTCTGGGGGGCGCTGATCTTCCTCACGGTCGTCACGGTGGCGGTGACCTGGGTCAATCTGGGGCCGCTCGCCGTGCCCGTTGCGATCGGCATCGCGACGATCAAGGCGATCCTCGTCGCCCTCTTCTTCATGCACCTCAAGTACGACCGGCCCTTCAACGCCGTCGTCCTCGTCTCCTCGATCTTCTTCGTGATCCTCTTCCTCGGCCTCGCGCTGCTGGACACCCTGCATTACCGCGAGGACCTGATCCCGGGCTACGCGCCCGCGATCGAGGGCGCCGCCCCGGCGGGGACGGCCAGCGAAGCGCCGGCCGGCGCGCCGACCTCCGTGCCGGCCGAAGTCCCCGCGGAGGCGCCGAACGAAGCACCGCCGAGGACCGCACCCGCCCCCGGGGGCCACTAGCCTCGATCCGCAAGATCACCACTGCGAGCCGCGGCGGTGCAGTGGCCGCAACAGCGCAGCGAAAGGCTACTTCTCCGGCAGGAGCTTCGCGACGATCGCGGCGAGGCGCTCTCCCCTGCACTCATTGCCGCTCGCAGCGAGCGAACCGTCCGGGCCGACCAGGACCGCGTACGGGATTCCTTTCACCATGAACGCCTGAGCGACCGGCCCCTTCCACGCCTGCCCGTCGTAAACCTGCCGCCAGGGCATCTCATGCGATTCCGTCCACTCGCGGAGCTTCTCCGCCGGCATTCGGTCGGAATAGTCCAGCGAGATCGACAACACGTCCAGACCCCGCGCGTGGTACTTCGCATAGAGGTCTCGGATCGCGGGCAATTCGGCCACGCAGGGCCCGCACCAGGTGGCCCAGAAGTCGACCAAGAGGACGCGTCCATGGAATTGATCCACCGAGACAGGACGGCCATCGAGGTCCGCCGCGTCGAGCGGAACGGGCCAGATCGCGGCAAGGATCCGATCCTGAAAGAAGGTGGATGCGATCTCCATCGCCGCCGGGTCATCGCGATATGCGCGTGCGAACTCGCGCACCTGAGGGAGAAGCCGGTGCGCGTACTCGCCTGTTTTTTTGAGATCGAGCGCAAGGAGCCATGCTTGCGCCGACCCTTCCAGGTGCGAGCCCGGTGCCACACTGCCGAAACGCTTCCGCGCGCCTGCCGCTTGCTCCGCCCACCCGGGATCGGCCGGATCGCGCACCCGGGAACGGCAATAGGCGGCGACCCCGGCGTGGTACTCCGCTTCGCTCCGTCCCTCGGTGCCAGGGTTGGTCGCCAGGTACCGCTCGACTTCACGCTGCACGCCGTCCGCGAACGGGCCCCAGACGTCGAAGATCGTGTGCATCGCGGCCAAGGCCCGCAACCGCTCGATCCCCTCGTCGAACCCCGTCCGCCCCCGATGGAGGGCGCTCGCCGCGGCGAGACGCCGGGCCTCGAAGTCCATCCGTGCAGACAGCGCCTGGCCCACCGACCAGATCTGTTCGTGGCTCCGCATCAGATCCCGCTGCTCATCGACCCAGCGCGCAAGCGACGCCGAGTCGGCGAACGCGTACGGGGGTTTCCGATAGACCGGCAATCCCGCGGCGAAGGTTTCCTCCTCGGTCGTCCGCCTAGCCCGAGCCTGCGCGACCAGGGACGGGAACCTCGCATCGCGCCGCAGCAGCTCCAGGTCGCTCACGGATTCCAGGCGGTCGGGATCGTCCCACCCGTTCTCGACCGCCCTGGTCAGGTCGCCCATCCCCGCGTCCACATCCCCTGATCGGTTTCGCAAGCAAGCGAGATAGAAGGACGGCCAGACGGAGTTCGGGACGAGCTCGACCTGGGCCTCCAGGGCCTTGATCGCTTCGTTCCATCGCTCTGCCGCCGCCGCGTCCATCGCCGAGTCCATCAGGACAGCGTAGCGATTCAGGACCTCGGGCGGGAAGTATTCCGGAACGGCGAGACGAGACGCGCTCTTCTGCTGGCTTGGGGGCGAGCAGGATGCCAGGATCAGCCAACCGAGGAGAGCCGCCACGCCCATCGACAAGCGGGCATGACGGGGCGTACGCGGGCGGGGAGTCGGGACGGGCACCGTGAGATTCCTCCTGCCAGGCAGAGCGACCTCCGCACAGCCGGTGGATCCTCCGGCCCACGCGGAGGTTCTCCCCAAGTCGATCGCCCGGCAGACTACAGAGTAGCGCCGGTCAGGCCCCCGAGTCTAGCGCGCGAGCAGCGCGACCGCCGCCGGCTCCTGGGCATACCAGGCGAACCAGAAGCCCACCGCGCTGAGGAGCGGTGCGCCGCCCTCGGCGCGCACGGTCGCCACGGCGGGATCGCCGGGCCAGACGCGGAAGGCGAGCGCGCGCCCGCCGAGCGAGTCCGCCCAGACGCCCGGCGCGCCGGCGCGCGCCGCGAGCAGGGAGAGCGGGTAGAGCCGCCGCGCCTCGTCTACCCACACCGAGAGCACGGGCTCCTTCAGGCGCAGCGCGCCCGGCGCCGCCGTGTCCGGCAGGCGGCGCACGGGGTACTGGAGGCGATCCGAGCCGAGGTAGCTCGTGTAGGGTTTGCGGCGGTACTTGCGGGCCAGGCCGTCGGGATCGGGGGCGATCACCCGCGTCTGCGGGTGGCGAGCGCGCCAGTCGTCCCAGCGGGTCAGGGCGAAGGGCAGGCGCGCGAGGCTGTCGCCGCGCGCAGCGGCCGGCCCGGCCAGCGCGCGTCCGGTGAGCTGGCTCCAGAGGCTCTCCGCCCCCGCAGCCCCACCGGCTGGCCGCGCGTCAGCGAGGCCAGCGCGATCGTAGAGCAGCAGGTTCGAGGCGTAGAAGAGCCCGCTGACACCGAAGCGCCGCGCGCCCGGATCGTAGACGCAGGCGGCGCCACAGAGCGGATTCCAGGTGACGAGCAGCGGCGCGCCGCCCAGCGAGTCGTTCACCACCTCGTGCCAATCGAGGATGGACAGCGGGTAGGCGAGGGCCTGCCCCGCGCGCTCGACGCCGATCACCCGATCGCTCCCGAGCAGGAAGGCCGAGCGACCGCGGGCATTCAGCGCCGCGAGGCCCGCGCTGTCCAGGCGCGCCGGGAACTCGAGGGCGGCGAGGCCGTCGCGCGGGACGCCCGCGGGGACGATGTCGGCCGCGTCGATGCGCAGGGGCGTGAGCGGGAACCCATAGCTCGCCAGGTGCTTGCCGTCGCCGCGGCGCTGCTGCGCCTCGTAGCCCTGCCGTTGCCGCAGCTGCCAGATGAGGGCGAGGGCGCCGAGCAGGAAGGCGAAGGCGAAGAGGAAGGAGCGGCGGCGGTCCGGCAGCATCAGCGCAAGCGCGCGTGGGGGAGGGCCGTCTCGGCGGCATAAGGGCCGGACGAGGCGGGGGCGCCCGCGCGCGGCACCCTGTCCACGAGCAGGAGGGCGAGAGCGAGCGGCAGGACGATGACGCTCGCGAAGAAGAGGCGCCGCGCGCTCGCGCGATCCAGGCGACGCCAGAGCCGCAGACTGGCTGCGAAGAGCAGGAGCCAGAGCAGCGCGAAGCCGCCCGCGAAGGTCGGGCCGGCGAGGCCGGCCAGCGCGAAGGCGACACCCAGCGGCAGCAGGGCGAGGCTGTACAGGGCGCTCAGCGCCCCCGTGAGCTGCCCGCCCGGATCGACGGCCGGCAACATGCGAAAGCCGCCGCGTGCATAGTCCTCGCGGTAGAGCCAGGCGAGAGCGAGGAAGTGCGGCACCTGCCACAGGAAGAGCAGCAGGCCGAAGAGCCAGGCGCCGAGCTCGAGGCGGCCGGCCGCAGCCGTCCAGCCGAGCACGGGCGGCAGGGCGCCGCAGACGGCGCCGACGAGGGTGTTCAGGCTGCTGCGCGGCTTGAGCGGCGTGTAGACGAGCAGGTAGAGCAGCACCGTGGCCAGGGCGAGGGCCGCCGTGAGCAGATTCGTCCCCAGGACCAGGATAGCCTGGCCGCTGCCGAGCATGCCGAGACCGGCGAGCCGGGCCTCGCGCGGGGACAGGCGCCCGCTGGGCAGGGGGCGTGTTCTCGTGCGCTCCATGCGGGCGTCGCGCTCGCGCTCCCAGAACTGGTTGAGGGCGGCAGCGCTGAAGGCGCAGAGCAGCGTGCCGCTGAGCGTTGCCGCCAGCTCCCACCCGTCGAGCGGACCGCGGCGGGCGAGCAGGTAGGCGGTGGCCGTCGTCATCAGCACCAGGCTGGACAGCCGCAGCTTCGTGAGCACGGCGTAGAGGCCGAGACGCTCGCGCATGGGCAGGGCAGTGGGGTTGACGGACACCGTGGACCCGTTGCGGGGTGGGTGGCAGGTCCGGGCGCGCCCGCCTAAGATGCCCCTCGGCGTCGCGCCCGCCGACGCTCAAGTTAGCAGGGCGCTCGCGCGCGGGGAAGCGGAAAGGGGCCGGCGCTCTGGTTCAGGGAGTTGATGGTCCTGTCCGGCCGGACCGCTGTCCCCAGGCGCGTCCGGTCCAAGGAGCGCCATGACGGCCACCGCCCCATCTCCCGCCGCGTCCCCTGCGGGGCTGGCCGCCGATCGGCGCGCCGAGCTGCTCGCCCTCGCCTTCGGCAGCAGCACTGCCATGTGGGGACTCGCCTACCTGAGTCGCCTCGCGACGCCCCTGGCGCCGCCCTGGCTGCTCTTCCTGCTGCTTCTGGTCTGCCTGCTGGGCGGCGGCTGGCTGACGGGGCGCCTCGGCGGCAGCGCTGCGCGCGCCGCCGCCGTCGGCGGGCTGGCCTCGCTGCTCAACCTGCTCATCCTCGGCAGCGTCATCGGCGGCGAGGCGCCGGGCGCCCTGCGGCGCGGCGCGCTGATCTGGGTGCCAGCCTCTCTGCTCCTCGGCGGCCTGCTCGCCGCGGCTGGCGCCCAGGCCGCTCGCCGTCGAACGGATGCCCCCAGCGCGGCAGCACCGCCGGCCGGCGATGCCGCCTTCGCGGGCGTCGCGGCGGCGACGACCTTCCTCCTCCTCGCTGCCGGCGGGCTGGTCACCAGCCACGAGGCGGGGCTGGCCGTCGTCGACTGGCCGAACAGCTACGGCTTCAACATGTTCCTCTACCCGCTCTCGCGGATGACGGGCGGCATCTTCTACGAGCACGCCCACCGGCTCTTGGGCTCGCTCGTCGGCCTGACGAGCCTCGTGCTCGCGCTGCACCTGCAGTTCGCGCCGCGGCGGCCGCTGCTCAAACGGCTCGGCTGGGCGATCTTCGTCGCCGTGGCGCTGCAGGGCCTGCTCGGCGGCCTGCGCGTCACGGGGCGCTTCACGCTCAGCCAGTCCGCGGCCGCGATGTCGCCCAGCACCCTGCTCGCGCTCGTGCACGGCGTGCTCGGGCAGCTCTGCTTCGCGCTGCTCGTCGCCCTCGCGGCGCTCGCGAGCCGGCGCTGGACCGCCGCCGAACCGCCCATCGCGCGGGCGAGCGCGGACACGGATCGCCAGCTCGGCCTCGCCTTGCTCGGCGCGATCGGGGTGCAGCTCGCGCTGGGCGCGTTGCTGCGCCACTACGCGCGGGGCATGTTCTGGCACGTCAGCTTCGCGATGCTCGTCGCCCTGCTCGGCTTCGCGGTGGGTGCGCGGCACTGGGGGCTCTACGGCGGGTTGCCCTGGCTGCGGCCGCTGGGCCGCGCGCTCACGCTGGCGATCGGCCTGCAGCTCCTGCTCGGCACGGGCGCCCTCGTCGCCGTCAGCGCGACGCCCGCGCCCGGGCACATCCCCTGGTGGGAGGCGCTGCTCACGACCGCGCACCAGCTCACGGGCGCCTTGCTTCTTGGTCTCGCGACGCTGATCGTCCTCTGGAATCGCCGCTTGCTGAGGCCAGCGGCGGAAGGAGACTCGGCGTGAGACGCGCGTTGCGCTGGATGGCCCCCTGCCTGGCCCTCGCGGCGGCCCTCGTCGCCTGCAGCGACGACAACGGCGATCAGACGCTGCCGACCGTCGTCATCACCGAGCCGCTCGACGGCCTCACCGTGAGCGGGCAGGTGCTCATCGAGGCCGAGGCCAGCGACGCCGGCGGCATCCTGCGCGTGAGCTTCGTCGTCGACGGCGACGAGCTCGGCGACGACGACACGCCGCCCTACACCTGGGACTGGGACAGCAGGCCCTACGCCGACGGCGATACGCACAGCCTGCTCGCCGCCGCCGAGGACCGCGCGGGCAACCTTGCCTACTCGGAGTACGTCGTGGTGCGCGTGGTCTTGCCCTGAGCCGGATGCCCGGCGCCGCCGATCTGGTCCGCGCGCCGACCCGCTAGAACTCGCAGGCGTACTCGCCGCCGGTGATCGTCAGCGGGGTGCCCGCACTGAGGCTCGGGATCGTGCCGCTGAAGCTGCCGCTCATCCCCGCCGCCGTGAAGCTGTCGATGGTCCAGGTGCCGACGTCTGCTCCACTGATCGCCGCCCAGGAATCCGCGGTGCCGGTGCGATTCACCGTGAAGGTGATCTGCGAGGGGATCCCGTAGCTGTTCCCGGCCGCGACCAGCTGCTTGGGCGTGACCATGAACGTGTAGTCCGTGCTGCTCCCCGACAGGCTGAAGGTGCCGGCGCCCGGATTGAGGGCGACGATCGTGGCGCCGTTCCAGGCGCTGCCCTCGGTGGTGGCGCGCATCGTGCTGCCGGCCCGCGTGGGCAGGGCGGGCAGACCGGTGCTCACGGTGATGTCGAAGGCGCCGCTGGTCACGCTGCGCTGCGCGGGCAGGGCGCTCAGCAGGGCGTCGGCGGTGAAGGCGAAGGTGCCGGCGATGCGCGTCGCCGTGAGCGTGGTGACTTCCAGGTTGCCCGCGGCGCCGCTGAAGGGCGTGAGCCAGATGTCGGGGGCCAGCACGACCTGCGCCGTGCCGCCCGCGGTGCTGCCCGCATTGACGCCGAGGGGATAGCTGCCCGTGCCGCCGATGAAGCCGAGGAAGAGCTGGACCGAGAAGCCCGAGGCGTTCTCGTAACCGCTGATCACCAGGGGGCTCGCCTGTGGGTTGCCGGCGTCGCCGGTGAGTTGGATGCTCAACTGGCTGCTTGTCCAGTTGCTGCCGTCGATGACCGCCGTGAAGCTGCTGCCGCCGCCGTTGTTGTTGTTTCCCGGACCTGCCGGCCCCCCGCCGTCCCCGCCGCACCCCAGGCCGAGCAAACCCGAGGCGAGGACGGCGCTGAGGAATGCGCGTCGCATGTTCGCCTCCCAGGTTGTCTGTGATCTCCGCCGCAGCGGAGGAAAGCGCTCAGCATAGGGGAGCCGGCGGCGGCGGCGCCAACGGAATGCGCGCGGCGCGAAATCCCTCCCGCTGGTCTCCGGCGTTCGCGTATGCTGGTGCTGGCGCGGGAGCAGAAATCGGTGCCCAAGGTCCGTTACAGTGTTGCAGCGAGCCTGCCGCGCGGGCCAGACGTGCTCGATACGAACGTCGAGCCTCGTGCGCGTGCCGGCAATCGCCGGCCCGTGGCCGACGACTCCCTGCAGATCGCGGAGGATCCCTGATGCGCCACTCGCGCGCCCTGTTCGCCGCCCTCTTCGCCCTGAGCACGGGAGGTGCCCGCATGGCCGCTGCCGCCGATTGCCAGGCGCTCAAGCAGCTCACCTGGCTGCTCGGCACCTGGCGCGTCGAGACCGAGACGCGTCAGGTCTACGAGCGCTGGGCGGCGGTCTCGACCGAGACCTGGGAGGGCTACGGCGAGACGCGCGCGCGCGGCGCCGAGGGCGCGCCGGGCGAGCTGCTCGAGAGCGAGACCCTGCGCCTGCTCGAGATGGCGGGGGAGGTCTACTACATCGCCAAGGTGGCGCACAATGCGCTGCCCGTGGCCTTCCGGCTCACGCAGTGCGGGCCGAGCTTCGCGATCTTCGAGAACCCGGCGCACGATTTCCCACGGGTCATCGCCTATCGGCTCGAGAACGATACCCTGATCGCCGAGGTGAGTGACGGCGAGGCGGGCGGGCGCTCCTTCACGCTGCGCTTAACGCAGGACTAGGCGCCGGCTCCCTACTCGACGAGGACGAGCTTGCGGCTGAGCGTACCGTCCGCCGTGCACAGCCGGCAGAGGTAGACGCCCGAGGGCAGGGACCGGCCCTCGCGGTCGCGGCCGTCCCAGTCGAGGCGATGGGGGCCAGCGCCGAGCGAGGCGCCGGCGAGCAGCACGGCGCGCTCGCGGCCCGCGGCATCGAAGATGCTCAGCGTGACGGGACCCGGCGCGGCGAGGGTGAAGTCCAGGCGCGTCGAGGCGTTGAAGGGATTGGGGTAGTTCTGCGCGAGCCGCGCGGGGCCGGGCGCGGCGTCGCCGGGCAGGGCCGTCAGCGTGCAGCCCTGGCCGAGCGCGCCGATCTGCACGCCGCAGGGGTTGTGCGCAGGCAGGCAGTAGGAGCCGGCTTCGAGCGCGAAGCCCTCGGTCTCGGTGAAGGGTGCCTCCTCGCAGTCGGGTGCCAGACAGAAGCGCGGATCCGCGAAGCCCGTGCCGGGGCCGTAGCTCACGGTCCCTCCGCTCACGCCGGACGAATCGACGACCGAGCAGGCGAAGCCGGCCGCGACCCCTGTGCTGCCGAGGAAGAGCTGGTCGCCAGCCGTTCCCGCGCAGTTCTGCCAGATGAGCGTGCTGTCGCACTGGAGTGTCGCGAGCGAGAGCGCGGGATCCGTGGCAATCGCGCCGCCCACCGTGCCCGCGCGATTGGCGGCGAGCGTGCTGCCCTGGATGCGCAGCGCGGGCGCGCCGTTAGCATCGCCGGCCAGATAGAGCGCGCCGCCCGCGCCTTCGCTGGTGTTGCCGGCGATCAGGCAGTCGCTGAGGCGGGGCGCCGTCTCCCAGTTGATGAACGAGATCGCACCGCCCGGCGCGCCGCCCAGCGCGCTGTTGCCGACCAGGGTGCAGCCCGTGAGCTGCGGGCCCGAGTCGGAGCGCGAGGCGATGGCGCCGCCGCCTTCGCCGCCGCCGGCGGTGTTGCCCAGGAATTCGCAGTCGATGAACTGGGCCGAGTCGGCGCCACCGATGTCGACGGCGCCGCCCCGCCCAGCGGCGGAGTTGTTCACGAAGCGAGTTCGCCTGATGGTGGCGAGGTCCCAGGGACCGAGTCGGATGGCGCCGCCCGTCGTGGAAGTCTGATTGTTGACGAAGAGGCAGTCCTCGGCCGTCAGCGAGAAACCGTAGTAGGTGTCGACAGCGCCGTCGGGGCAGTCACTGATGGTGCAGCGGTAGAAGGCGAGGGAGTTCTCGGAGAAGTGGAGGCGATGGCCGATGAGCGTGCAGTCGAAGAAGCTGACGGTTGCACCGTGGTGGCTGTCGAAGGGTGCGGCGATGGCGCAGTTGCGGAACGCGATGCCCTCGCCACCGCCGACGGGGTAGACAGCGTCACCGGCAATGATGCAGTCGATGAAGTCTGCCTTGCCCCAGAACAGGTGAATACCCCCGCCGATGTCCCACTGGATCCGGCAGCGCTCGAAGCGCGCCGTGCCGTAGACGAAGACACCGCCGGGCGAGTTCTTCTCGATCACACAGTCGCGCAGGATCGGGCCGGCGCTGAAGACGTAGCCGTCGCTCGCGAAGCCGGCGCCCATGCCATGGCTGGGCGCGCTATTCAGGCGCAGGATCAGGTTCTTGAGCAAGGGCCGCGAGAGGCTGCAGAAGATGCCGCCGCCCGCTGGGGAGGGGGGGAAGTCCACCTCATGCGTTGCCATGCCGTGCTGGATCGTGAAGCCGTCCAGCACCGTGCTGCTGTCCTCGCCGGAGTGGAAGTAGACGCCGATGTGCGGCTTCGCATCCGCGCAGTCGATGATGCAGTCCGCGGGGTTGCCCGTCGCCGAGCGCAAGACGAGCGGTTGGCCGCGAAAGTCGAGGTCCCAGTTGCCGGGGCCGCTGTAGACGCCGCTCGCGACGAGCACGGTGTCGCCGCCGAGCGCGGCGTCGAGGCCGGCCTGGATGGTCGGCTGCTCGGCTGGCACCTGGATCGTCGCCGCCCAAGCTGTCGAGGCCATCGCCAGGTAGATCAGGAACCCAATCGCTGCAGGCTGACGCATCATCCCCATCCCCTCGTTCGGATTCCCCGCGCGCGGTGGGCGCGCTGCGACCCTAGCGGTCGGCCAGGGCCTCCAGGCGCTCGGCGGTCGGGAAGCTGAGCACCCCGTAGCCGACGAACGCGACGGCGCTGAGCGCATTGAGCCAGTAGAGCGGCGTCGCGCGCAGGGCGCCGCCGGTGGCCGCGATCAGGCAGATGACCAGCCCGAAGAGGGCCGGGCCTTCGAGCAGGGCGAGCCGAACGATCAGGGCGCCGCGCAGCGCGCCGACGCCTCCCGCTGTGCCAAGCTGCGCGCCGAGGCGCGCGACCAGCAGTCCCTGCAGCAGCGGCGCCAGCGACCAGACGATCAGCGCGATCACCGCGTGCACCGCGCTGAGCAGGACGAGCACGCGCTGCGCGATCGGGGCGGCGCCGGCGGCCGGCGGGCGCATGGCGATCAGCACGACGACGAGCCCGAAGAGGAGGACGCCGCCCATCAGCGCCACCTGCACGATCTGCAGCGCGCGCAACTCGCCGGGGCTGGGCCGCAATGCCTGCTTGCCTGAGATCCCTGGCCGATCCATGCTGACCTCCCATGCGCCGAGTCCCGAGAGGCTAGCGCGCAGCGCCGGCCCTGGCAATGGCTTCCTGGTGGCGCGATGGGCGAATCCCGGGTGCGGCTGTCCGGGTCCAAGCCGGCAGTGCCCCCAGCGCGGAGGTCGCCCATGCGGCGATGGAGCTGACCGCGCAGGTCTACCGCGGCGAGCGGTTCGGACTCAACGCTCCCGGCCAGGACAACCAGCGCTTCGCGCTGAACGTGCTGCACTGGCTTGCCGCGCGGCTCTAGCGCCGCGTGGGGCTGGCCTCGTGTGCGGCGCTGTGTGTAGACTCGGGCTCCGCGAGTCGCCTGGAGGTGGAATGCGCGAGCCGTCCTTCAAGCTGCCCAGCGCCTGGCTGCCCGTTGCGATGTCGCTCGTCGGGCTCGGGATGATTCTCGCGCTGCAAGTCGCGGCGGCGCTCGTGCCGATCCTGGCGATCCTCTACCTGGAGATGTAGCTCGGAGGCGAGAACGGATGGCCGATCTTGAACGACCGCCCTGGTGGCGCGGCGCGCGCGGCGAGTGGTTGGTCGTCGCGCAGATCGCGCTCATGCTGCTCGTGCTGCTCGGCCCGCGGAGCGTGGACGGCCTGCCCGGCTGGCCGGCGGCGCAGGCGCGCGGCTGGCAGGTGGCCGGCTTGGTTCTGGCCGCGCTCGGCGCCGCGCTCTTCGTGGCGGGAGCGCTGCGCCTGGGGCGCGGGCTGACGCCGCTGCCGCATCCCAAGGCGGGAGCGGCGCTGGTTCAGGGCGGCGCCTATGCGATCGTGCGGCATCCGCTCTACAGCGGCGGCCTGGCGATCGCGCTCGGCTGGGCGCTCAGCGTGCGCGGCTGGCTCACGCTCGGCTACGTGCTCGCGCTCTTCCTGCTCCTGGACCACAAGTCGCGGCGCGAGGAGCGCTGGCTCGTCGCGAAGCACCCTGAGTACGCCGCCTACAAGAAGCGCGTGCGGCGGCTGATCCCGTTCATCTACTGACGCGTGGCGGCGGCCAGGAGGCGAGACGCATGGCCGATCTCCACGATCGCTGGGCAACCGCCGGGGCCTACAAGTCCTTCATGGGCCGCTGAAGCCGGCGGCTTGCGCCGCGGTTCCTGGCCTGGCTTGACCAACCCGCCAATCTGCACTGGCTGGACCTGGGCTGCGGCACCGGCGCGCTCACGGCTGCCATCTGCAGGCAAGCGCAGCCGGCCTCGGTGCTGGGCTGCGATCCCTCGGCGAGCTTCATCGAAGCCGCGCGCGAACACGTGACGGACCCGCGCGCCCGCTTCGCCGTTCGCGGCGCGGGTAGTCTGACAAGCCGGGCGGGCGGCTATGGGGCGATCGCGTCGCTGCTCGGTCTCGATTTTTTCCCCGACCCGGCCGCGGCCGTGACGGAACTGCGCGGGCTCGCTGCGCCGGGAGCCACGGTCGCCGCTTGCGTGTGGGACTATGCGGGCAAG from bacterium includes:
- a CDS encoding TlpA family protein disulfide reductase, with the translated sequence MSMGVAALLGWLILASCSPPSQQKSASRLAVPEYFPPEVLNRYAVLMDSAMDAAAAERWNEAIKALEAQVELVPNSVWPSFYLACLRNRSGDVDAGMGDLTRAVENGWDDPDRLESVSDLELLRRDARFPSLVAQARARRTTEEETFAAGLPVYRKPPYAFADSASLARWVDEQRDLMRSHEQIWSVGQALSARMDFEARRLAAASALHRGRTGFDEGIERLRALAAMHTIFDVWGPFADGVQREVERYLATNPGTEGRSEAEYHAGVAAYCRSRVRDPADPGWAEQAAGARKRFGSVAPGSHLEGSAQAWLLALDLKKTGEYAHRLLPQVREFARAYRDDPAAMEIASTFFQDRILAAIWPVPLDAADLDGRPVSVDQFHGRVLLVDFWATWCGPCVAELPAIRDLYAKYHARGLDVLSISLDYSDRMPAEKLREWTESHEMPWRQVYDGQAWKGPVAQAFMVKGIPYAVLVGPDGSLAASGNECRGERLAAIVAKLLPEK
- a CDS encoding DUF3179 domain-containing protein; amino-acid sequence: MLPDRRRSFLFAFAFLLGALALIWQLRQRQGYEAQQRRGDGKHLASYGFPLTPLRIDAADIVPAGVPRDGLAALEFPARLDSAGLAALNARGRSAFLLGSDRVIGVERAGQALAYPLSILDWHEVVNDSLGGAPLLVTWNPLCGAACVYDPGARRFGVSGLFYASNLLLYDRAGLADARPAGGAAGAESLWSQLTGRALAGPAAARGDSLARLPFALTRWDDWRARHPQTRVIAPDPDGLARKYRRKPYTSYLGSDRLQYPVRRLPDTAAPGALRLKEPVLSVWVDEARRLYPLSLLAARAGAPGVWADSLGGRALAFRVWPGDPAVATVRAEGGAPLLSAVGFWFAWYAQEPAAVALLAR
- the cyoE gene encoding protoheme IX farnesyltransferase; this encodes MRERLGLYAVLTKLRLSSLVLMTTATAYLLARRGPLDGWELAATLSGTLLCAFSAAALNQFWERERDARMERTRTRPLPSGRLSPREARLAGLGMLGSGQAILVLGTNLLTAALALATVLLYLLVYTPLKPRSSLNTLVGAVCGALPPVLGWTAAAGRLELGAWLFGLLLFLWQVPHFLALAWLYREDYARGGFRMLPAVDPGGQLTGALSALYSLALLPLGVAFALAGLAGPTFAGGFALLWLLLFAASLRLWRRLDRASARRLFFASVIVLPLALALLLVDRVPRAGAPASSGPYAAETALPHARLR
- a CDS encoding T9SS type A sorting domain-containing protein; the encoded protein is MRSAPSRSSATGCSASRPPSAWRPWPTARVAARPPRAGNPNEGMGMMRQPAAIGFLIYLAMASTAWAATIQVPAEQPTIQAGLDAALGGDTVLVASGVYSGPGNWDLDFRGQPLVLRSATGNPADCIIDCADAKPHIGVYFHSGEDSSTVLDGFTIQHGMATHEVDFPPSPAGGGIFCSLSRPLLKNLILRLNSAPSHGMGAGFASDGYVFSAGPILRDCVIEKNSPGGVFVYGTARFERCRIQWDIGGGIHLFWGKADFIDCIIAGDAVYPVGGGEGIAFRNCAIAAPFDSHHGATVSFFDCTLIGHRLHFSENSLAFYRCTISDCPDGAVDTYYGFSLTAEDCLFVNNQTSTTGGAIRLGPWDLATIRRTRFVNNSAAGRGGAVDIGGADSAQFIDCEFLGNTAGGGEGGGAIASRSDSGPQLTGCTLVGNSALGGAPGGAISFINWETAPRLSDCLIAGNTSEGAGGALYLAGDANGAPALRIQGSTLAANRAGTVGGAIATDPALSLATLQCDSTLIWQNCAGTAGDQLFLGSTGVAAGFACSVVDSSGVSGGTVSYGPGTGFADPRFCLAPDCEEAPFTETEGFALEAGSYCLPAHNPCGVQIGALGQGCTLTALPGDAAPGPARLAQNYPNPFNASTRLDFTLAAPGPVTLSIFDAAGRERAVLLAGASLGAGPHRLDWDGRDREGRSLPSGVYLCRLCTADGTLSRKLVLVE
- a CDS encoding isoprenylcysteine carboxylmethyltransferase family protein, encoding MADLERPPWWRGARGEWLVVAQIALMLLVLLGPRSVDGLPGWPAAQARGWQVAGLVLAALGAALFVAGALRLGRGLTPLPHPKAGAALVQGGAYAIVRHPLYSGGLAIALGWALSVRGWLTLGYVLALFLLLDHKSRREERWLVAKHPEYAAYKKRVRRLIPFIY